A genomic window from Gossypium hirsutum isolate 1008001.06 chromosome D10, Gossypium_hirsutum_v2.1, whole genome shotgun sequence includes:
- the LOC107914538 gene encoding non-specific lipid-transfer protein-like: MASSMSLKLACVAVLCMVVGAPLAQGAVTCGQVTSSLAPCIGYLTGNGAGGVPPGCCGGIKSLNSAAQTTPDRQAACKCIKSAAAGISGINYGIASGLPGKCGVNIPYKISPSTDCNSVK, encoded by the coding sequence ATGGCTAGCTCAATGTCCCTTAAGCTTGCATGTGTGGCGGTGTTGTGCATGGTGGTGGGTGCACCCCTGGCTCAAGGGGCCGTAACCTGTGGTCAAGTCACAAGCTCCCTCGCACCCTGCATTGGTTACTTGACAGGGAATGGTGCTGGTGGCGTTCCCCCAGGTTGCTGCGGCGGCATAAAATCTCTCAACTCCGCCGCCCAAACAACACCAGACCGGCAAGCAGCTTGCAAATGCATCAAAAGTGCGGCCGCCGGCATTTCTGGCATCAACTATGGTATTGCAAGCGGACTCCCAGGCAAGTGCGGTGTCAACATCCCTTACAAGATCAGCCCTAGCACTGACTGCAACAG